The following proteins come from a genomic window of Pelagicoccus albus:
- a CDS encoding glycosyltransferase: MALTDHKIILYKGDSQYGVMHRFIDDIAEAYRELGHKVDIVSLGDSNPQSDQEVIKALSGEKPLFALGINGVGEFAIDGKSIYDIGAFPHVSWLMDHPVWHMERLERGAEKFKVVGVVDDDHLAFFQAAFPSPPSTVFLPHGGCLARSPTPAERDLDIVFSGSGVDPKTQRESWASKSEEERQLLEAAAEIGLSSYGLPLLDVVTKCFETLGLKPSRELFLSSMVEVDRYLRAERRLADLRALDDAGVAVDLFGNGWEFAGFTTHRLHGPVDFDESLNLLQRSKLALNVSDFFASGSHDRVFSSMLNGAVPLTTGSNYFDSLPGFDEVALSYRSSSELVEKAKAGLADEADLLRRAAAGKVFTEAEHTIGKRAIALRDAIAEAVGIS; encoded by the coding sequence ATGGCTCTCACGGATCACAAGATCATCCTCTACAAAGGCGATTCCCAATACGGTGTCATGCACCGGTTCATCGACGATATTGCCGAAGCGTATCGAGAGCTTGGGCACAAGGTCGATATTGTGTCTCTGGGGGATTCGAATCCTCAAAGCGATCAAGAAGTGATCAAGGCCTTAAGTGGTGAGAAGCCGCTTTTCGCGTTGGGAATTAATGGGGTGGGCGAGTTCGCGATCGATGGGAAATCGATATACGATATCGGTGCCTTTCCTCATGTATCTTGGCTAATGGATCATCCCGTTTGGCACATGGAGCGGCTGGAGCGAGGTGCCGAGAAGTTCAAGGTGGTCGGCGTTGTCGACGACGACCACCTCGCCTTTTTCCAGGCGGCGTTTCCATCGCCACCCAGTACGGTCTTCTTGCCGCATGGCGGGTGTCTGGCTCGAAGCCCAACTCCGGCGGAGCGTGATCTGGATATTGTATTTAGCGGGTCAGGGGTTGATCCAAAGACCCAACGCGAATCGTGGGCCAGCAAAAGCGAGGAAGAGCGCCAACTGCTTGAGGCGGCAGCGGAAATTGGGCTCAGTAGCTACGGCTTGCCGTTGCTGGATGTCGTAACGAAGTGTTTTGAAACCTTGGGCTTAAAGCCCAGCCGCGAGCTCTTTCTAAGCTCCATGGTTGAAGTGGATCGTTACCTGAGGGCGGAGCGTCGCTTGGCCGATTTGAGAGCCTTGGATGACGCGGGCGTAGCGGTAGATCTTTTTGGCAACGGCTGGGAGTTCGCTGGATTCACGACACATCGGCTACACGGGCCGGTGGATTTCGACGAGAGCTTGAATCTTCTGCAGCGAAGCAAGCTCGCCCTGAACGTGTCGGATTTCTTTGCCAGCGGGAGTCACGACCGCGTCTTCTCTTCCATGCTAAATGGAGCAGTGCCGCTCACTACCGGCAGCAACTATTTCGATTCGCTTCCGGGGTTCGATGAGGTTGCTCTCAGTTATCGGAGCTCTTCCGAGTTGGTAGAAAAGGCCAAGGCAGGTTTAGCCGATGAGGCGGATCTTTTGCGGCGGGCGGCTGCCGGCAAGGTGTTCACGGAGGCAGAGCACACGATCGGCAAGCGAGCAATCGCCCTGCGGGATGCCATCGCGGAAGCGGTTGGCATCAGCTAA
- a CDS encoding sugar O-acetyltransferase, whose protein sequence is MPTEKEKMLAGELYRAMDPELSKDRLTARKAIHSYNATEPEQFAERAALLKSLLGSCHKTSFIEPPFRCDYGYNIHLGKAFYANFGCVMLDVNRIEIGDYVKFGPNVQIYTATHPIDPEERARFDEFAKPIKIGSKVWIGGGSIVLPGVEIGEGTTIGAGSVVTRSIPSRVVAAGNPCRVIREI, encoded by the coding sequence ATGCCGACAGAAAAAGAGAAGATGCTAGCCGGGGAACTTTATCGGGCCATGGACCCGGAATTGAGCAAGGACCGACTTACCGCCCGCAAAGCAATCCACAGCTACAATGCAACCGAGCCTGAGCAATTCGCCGAGCGGGCCGCCCTTCTCAAATCGTTACTCGGCTCCTGCCACAAGACGTCCTTCATCGAACCTCCCTTCCGCTGCGACTACGGCTACAACATCCACCTCGGCAAAGCCTTCTACGCTAACTTCGGCTGCGTCATGCTGGACGTGAACCGCATCGAGATAGGCGACTACGTAAAGTTCGGACCCAACGTGCAGATCTACACCGCCACCCACCCCATCGATCCCGAAGAACGCGCTCGCTTCGACGAGTTCGCGAAACCTATTAAAATCGGAAGCAAAGTCTGGATCGGAGGTGGATCGATTGTTTTGCCGGGCGTGGAAATCGGAGAAGGAACCACCATCGGCGCCGGTAGCGTGGTAACTCGCTCCATACCGTCACGCGTCGTCGCTGCAGGGAATCCCTGCCGCGTGATCAGGGAAATCTGA
- a CDS encoding 4'-phosphopantetheinyl transferase superfamily protein translates to MPRSITNSPSDLSSGQRPLKTDFQISESTFPNSDNQWIVRPGEAHLWSADLDVPIEPKLSATEEQKARRFRTPQLQSRYRAARTITRLILSRYLGILPEQLEFAFSPLGKPELASLAPAENSRIHFNLSHSGSSYLLGVRLDSPIGVDIEDRRSINGRDELVERFFHPTELQEFQSLPEELKDEAFLLAWTRKEAVLKATGEGLSAHLDSLQVTLDPDKDCQLRSIDPKWGDVNEWHLSSPPITPESICAIASHQPIKTVKARYFFEST, encoded by the coding sequence GTGCCAAGATCGATCACCAACTCACCATCCGACCTGTCCTCAGGTCAAAGGCCTCTGAAAACAGATTTTCAGATAAGTGAATCGACCTTTCCAAATTCGGATAACCAGTGGATAGTCCGCCCCGGTGAAGCCCACCTTTGGAGTGCGGATCTTGACGTTCCCATTGAACCAAAACTGTCCGCAACCGAAGAACAAAAGGCCCGTCGTTTCCGGACCCCACAGTTGCAGTCCCGCTACCGAGCCGCTCGCACTATCACGCGTCTGATCCTGTCTCGCTACCTTGGCATTCTCCCCGAGCAGTTGGAATTTGCCTTCTCGCCTCTCGGAAAACCGGAGCTAGCCTCCCTCGCACCTGCAGAAAACAGCCGAATCCATTTCAACCTGTCCCACTCAGGATCCAGCTATCTGCTCGGCGTTCGTTTAGACAGCCCCATCGGGGTGGACATCGAGGATCGCCGCAGCATAAACGGGCGAGACGAATTGGTCGAAAGGTTTTTCCACCCCACCGAGTTACAGGAGTTCCAGAGCTTGCCCGAAGAGCTGAAAGACGAAGCGTTTCTGTTAGCGTGGACTCGCAAGGAAGCGGTCTTGAAAGCGACTGGCGAAGGCTTGAGCGCTCACCTAGATTCGTTACAAGTTACTCTCGATCCCGACAAAGATTGCCAACTTCGCTCTATAGATCCGAAATGGGGTGACGTTAATGAATGGCACCTCTCCTCGCCTCCAATCACTCCCGAATCTATCTGTGCCATAGCGAGCCACCAACCAATAAAAACGGTAAAAGCCCGCTATTTTTTTGAGTCCACTTAG
- a CDS encoding HupE/UreJ family protein — translation MIQRYFALACLAACTCLPAKLFAHATGETYLFLEFLESSIRGRVEIKLDDLNEKLGVDAMQNGKASEKIIVDTAPQITDYIKENLSIAPRGGEPYPLNFHTTKLFDAEGGWAQYEFNIPADPVPPYLDLKLTMLYDGDTMHRDIVVTEKGVWPSEDYEMNISMVFSRNNSEQILDVFNPPSVQRARDMIWQGILHIWIGIDHILFLVALALPIVLVKKENKWQPAQGLKKTLVSLLKIVTVFTVAHSITLALASLGFVQLPSRLVESIIALSIVLVAVNNLLGRAAKVSLTITFLLGLFHGLGFASVMADLPFRVSELTPFLKIIIAFNVGVEIGQLAILLVLFPVIYVLRTSSVYLPVALKGGSCALILIAGYWFIERAFAL, via the coding sequence ATGATCCAACGCTACTTTGCCCTAGCGTGCCTTGCCGCATGCACCTGCCTACCCGCCAAGCTATTTGCTCACGCGACTGGCGAAACCTACCTCTTCCTTGAATTTCTGGAGAGCTCGATAAGAGGAAGGGTTGAAATCAAGCTCGACGACCTGAACGAAAAGCTCGGAGTCGACGCCATGCAGAACGGAAAGGCGAGCGAGAAAATCATCGTCGATACCGCTCCGCAAATCACCGACTATATAAAGGAAAACCTCTCCATAGCTCCGCGAGGTGGCGAGCCCTACCCTCTTAATTTTCACACCACCAAACTGTTCGATGCGGAAGGCGGTTGGGCTCAATACGAGTTTAATATCCCCGCCGATCCAGTCCCTCCCTACTTGGACCTGAAGCTAACGATGCTCTACGATGGCGACACCATGCATCGCGATATCGTTGTAACGGAAAAGGGCGTTTGGCCTAGCGAGGACTACGAGATGAACATCTCGATGGTTTTCAGCCGCAACAACAGCGAGCAAATCCTAGACGTATTCAATCCTCCTTCTGTGCAACGGGCTCGGGACATGATCTGGCAAGGGATCCTGCACATCTGGATCGGGATCGATCACATCCTGTTTTTAGTGGCGCTCGCCCTGCCGATCGTCTTGGTCAAAAAGGAAAACAAGTGGCAGCCCGCCCAAGGTTTGAAAAAGACCTTAGTATCTCTTCTCAAAATAGTGACCGTATTCACGGTAGCGCACAGTATCACCTTGGCACTCGCCAGTCTCGGTTTCGTACAGCTCCCCTCGCGCTTGGTCGAATCAATCATCGCCCTCTCCATCGTGCTGGTGGCAGTTAATAATCTACTGGGTCGCGCCGCAAAGGTGTCGCTCACTATTACCTTCCTGCTCGGCCTCTTCCACGGGCTCGGCTTCGCGAGCGTAATGGCGGACCTACCTTTCCGCGTGTCCGAGCTAACGCCATTTCTAAAAATCATCATCGCCTTCAATGTAGGTGTAGAAATCGGGCAGCTCGCCATACTCCTGGTTCTCTTTCCGGTCATTTACGTCCTGCGGACCAGCAGCGTCTACCTTCCAGTAGCGCTCAAGGGAGGATCCTGCGCCCTCATTCTGATAGCGGGCTACTGGTTTATCGAACGAGCCTTCGCTCTCTAA
- a CDS encoding acyl carrier protein, with protein sequence MTSEDILVRIHKILTIDLDLAEGEEIAPDTNLIAEGFLDSINAMRLVSKIESEFDTKIPPRDLVPANFLSEQAMADYLARTLTPS encoded by the coding sequence ATGACTAGCGAAGATATTCTCGTCCGTATCCACAAGATACTGACTATTGACTTGGATTTAGCGGAGGGCGAGGAAATCGCCCCCGATACCAACTTAATAGCGGAAGGGTTCTTGGACTCCATAAACGCCATGCGGCTAGTGAGTAAAATCGAGTCGGAATTCGATACCAAGATTCCACCGCGCGATCTAGTCCCCGCTAACTTCCTTTCGGAGCAGGCCATGGCGGACTACCTCGCCCGCACTCTTACCCCATCATGA
- a CDS encoding ornithine cyclodeaminase family protein has protein sequence MRTTRILSCEDIGEIVGSVGIDALLDRLIARLETAFKELDSQNAVIPPRTGIHYQNPDLGLLEWMPASIGKGLASLKVVGYHPTNPGKRNLPTILSSIGLFDTTTGHLKCLVDGTFATALRTGAMTAIASKYMVEPKNGIVLGIVGSGAQAVTQIHALSRVFDIDRVLACDIDRSAADSLQERIQFTGLKVEVVELEGLKPLLESSDILCTCTSADPGSGPLFNDFSNRPNLHINAVGSDFPNKIELPISLLKRSFVCPDFKLQAQAEGECQQLLEQEIDTELSALLNSADLQNKAKDRLSVFDSTGHAYADYVTASLFEQLAQELGLGQELQLESIPQDPRDPYSFLGKALSAERTLHELRN, from the coding sequence ATGAGAACCACCCGAATCCTATCCTGCGAAGATATCGGCGAAATTGTTGGTAGCGTCGGCATCGATGCTTTGCTTGATCGACTCATAGCTCGTTTGGAAACTGCCTTCAAGGAACTCGACTCGCAAAACGCGGTGATCCCACCTCGAACCGGTATACACTACCAGAATCCGGATTTGGGGTTACTGGAATGGATGCCTGCCTCCATAGGAAAAGGTTTGGCCTCCCTAAAAGTCGTAGGCTACCACCCGACCAACCCGGGCAAACGCAACCTACCAACGATCTTATCCAGTATCGGCCTTTTCGATACAACGACTGGTCACCTAAAATGCCTCGTCGACGGAACCTTCGCAACAGCTCTTCGGACCGGAGCCATGACTGCGATTGCGAGCAAATACATGGTTGAACCAAAAAACGGGATCGTGCTCGGAATCGTTGGCTCGGGAGCCCAAGCGGTTACCCAAATCCATGCCCTTTCTAGAGTCTTCGACATCGATCGCGTTCTCGCATGCGACATCGATCGATCGGCCGCCGATTCGCTTCAAGAGCGAATCCAGTTCACCGGTCTCAAAGTCGAAGTGGTTGAGTTGGAAGGATTGAAGCCGCTCCTTGAGAGCAGCGACATTCTCTGTACCTGTACTTCCGCCGATCCAGGATCAGGCCCGCTTTTCAACGATTTTTCGAATCGACCGAACCTGCACATTAACGCCGTCGGTTCGGATTTTCCGAACAAGATAGAACTCCCCATCTCACTCCTGAAACGCAGTTTCGTCTGCCCCGACTTCAAGCTTCAGGCTCAAGCCGAGGGAGAATGTCAGCAGCTACTTGAGCAAGAAATTGATACCGAGCTGAGCGCTTTGCTCAATTCAGCCGATCTTCAAAACAAAGCCAAAGACCGATTAAGCGTATTCGATTCGACAGGACACGCCTACGCGGACTACGTGACAGCGTCCCTTTTTGAACAACTAGCCCAAGAGCTAGGGCTAGGACAGGAGCTTCAATTGGAAAGCATCCCCCAAGACCCTCGCGACCCCTACTCCTTTTTAGGGAAAGCCCTTTCCGCGGAGCGCACTCTTCATGAACTTCGAAATTAG
- a CDS encoding acyl-CoA dehydrogenase family protein, with protein sequence MNFEISPQQKEVREEAIEIGSRLFADLPPRSDSASHFDESGWKKLCDSGFAHGFIPKDHGGRGWDTQTKAIALEAFGFACEDNGLALGFSALVCTILPPLITFGSQEQISKYLPRLLSGETIAADCITEPHAGSDAMAMESFAQRNESGYLLNGEKAYIGFAPVADLLLVYAKTDPNAGPWGLSAFLVDCPNPGIHKSDNIEKLGLRTLPMGDLTFTDCQISESARLGEEGTGLSLFNESMEWERALILASQVGVLARQLEDTVEFSKKRKQFKKPISQFQSVSNRIADMRLRLENCKLHLYRSAWLIDQGKSIAAEAAMTKLTISEAFLASSTDAMRIHGAVGYLSGSATERNLRDSVGGVLYAGTSDIQRNLIARLTGI encoded by the coding sequence ATGAACTTCGAAATTAGCCCCCAACAAAAGGAGGTCCGCGAAGAAGCCATCGAAATCGGTTCGCGGCTTTTCGCTGATCTCCCTCCAAGATCGGACTCCGCTTCACACTTCGACGAAAGCGGCTGGAAGAAATTGTGCGACAGCGGTTTCGCTCACGGATTCATTCCCAAAGATCACGGCGGACGGGGCTGGGATACTCAGACGAAAGCCATCGCCCTTGAGGCCTTCGGCTTCGCTTGCGAGGATAATGGATTGGCACTGGGGTTCTCTGCTTTGGTCTGCACGATCTTGCCGCCTCTCATTACCTTTGGTAGCCAAGAGCAGATTTCAAAGTATCTGCCGCGGCTTTTGTCGGGAGAAACAATTGCCGCAGACTGCATTACAGAACCGCATGCGGGCTCAGACGCGATGGCCATGGAGAGCTTCGCTCAACGGAACGAATCGGGCTATCTGCTGAATGGAGAAAAAGCCTACATCGGCTTCGCCCCTGTCGCCGATCTCCTACTGGTCTACGCCAAGACTGATCCAAACGCAGGACCTTGGGGTTTGTCCGCCTTCCTCGTGGACTGCCCAAATCCAGGTATTCACAAATCGGATAACATCGAAAAGCTCGGCCTACGAACTCTGCCGATGGGAGATTTGACCTTTACCGACTGCCAGATTTCCGAATCGGCTCGCCTCGGCGAAGAAGGCACGGGGCTCAGCTTGTTCAACGAATCGATGGAATGGGAGCGTGCCCTTATCCTCGCCTCTCAGGTGGGAGTACTTGCCCGTCAATTGGAAGATACAGTGGAGTTCTCCAAAAAACGGAAACAGTTCAAGAAGCCGATATCCCAATTTCAAAGCGTATCCAACCGAATCGCGGACATGCGTCTGAGACTGGAAAACTGCAAGCTGCACTTGTACCGATCTGCCTGGCTGATCGATCAAGGAAAGTCCATCGCTGCTGAGGCAGCTATGACCAAACTTACAATCTCCGAAGCCTTTCTAGCTTCTAGCACGGATGCGATGCGTATCCACGGGGCTGTTGGATATTTAAGCGGATCGGCTACCGAGAGAAATCTGCGAGATTCAGTCGGCGGGGTTCTTTACGCAGGTACTTCGGATATACAGCGCAACCTTATCGCCCGCCTCACCGGGATCTAG
- a CDS encoding amino acid adenylation domain-containing protein encodes MLQTCLHQSIERNALERPDSIAFRCRGDLLTYAQLYTAACQLANTLLEQGLSPLDRVGIHMNKSLELPVAIYGILLAGGVYVPIDASAPLNRIEFIIQDCGIHFLVTNKEKRRTIASLEQNQKLPLRTVIGIQRDDTIHRTYVDWCSIYDSVSAPPENKAKEDDLAYIMYTSGSTGLPKGLMHTHRSGLAYARHSADLYQVVPEDILGNHAPIHFDISTFELLTGPFVGATTVLIPEEELMFPASLARLIERERLTFWYSVPLALTQLVLRGEWEGLDLSSLRWVLFGGEPFPPKYLSMLMDRLPGARFCNVYGPAEVNQCSYYHVPDKESLSDEPVPIGHIWDAAHHLLLDDENHLIEKEGTGELLISASTMMQGYWGRSDLNEKAFFHEEPVSGFKRRYYRTGDLMQRDQNGILHFLGRKDRQIKLRGYRIELDEIEAAFTQQLQVEEAAAIVVEDPQGEKTIVAYYKPSIGSSIDSKELLSTARKNLPSYAVPSRILSLDTFPRTGSGKIDRIKLAELDNERTVS; translated from the coding sequence ATGCTGCAAACCTGCTTACATCAGTCGATCGAGCGCAATGCTCTAGAGCGTCCCGACAGCATCGCTTTCCGCTGCCGCGGAGATTTGCTTACCTACGCCCAGCTCTACACCGCTGCCTGCCAACTAGCCAATACCTTGCTAGAGCAAGGACTTTCGCCATTGGATCGTGTCGGCATCCACATGAATAAATCCCTCGAATTGCCGGTAGCTATTTACGGGATCTTGCTAGCTGGGGGCGTTTACGTGCCCATCGATGCCTCAGCCCCCCTTAACCGGATCGAATTCATAATTCAGGACTGCGGAATCCATTTCTTGGTTACCAACAAGGAAAAGCGGAGAACAATCGCATCGCTCGAGCAGAATCAAAAGCTCCCGTTAAGAACGGTAATCGGTATCCAACGCGACGATACCATCCATCGGACCTATGTAGACTGGTGCTCCATTTACGACTCCGTTTCGGCGCCACCGGAGAATAAGGCAAAGGAGGATGACCTTGCCTACATCATGTATACTTCTGGGTCGACTGGCCTGCCCAAAGGTTTGATGCATACCCATCGCAGCGGTCTGGCCTACGCTCGGCACTCAGCGGACTTATACCAAGTGGTTCCCGAAGATATTCTGGGGAATCATGCTCCGATCCATTTCGACATTTCGACATTCGAGCTTCTAACCGGTCCTTTCGTCGGAGCGACGACAGTTTTAATTCCCGAGGAGGAATTGATGTTTCCTGCCAGCCTGGCCCGTCTCATCGAACGCGAGCGGCTCACCTTTTGGTACTCGGTTCCGTTGGCTCTGACCCAGCTCGTACTTCGTGGAGAATGGGAAGGCCTCGACCTGAGTTCGCTCCGCTGGGTACTCTTCGGCGGAGAACCCTTCCCTCCTAAATACCTCAGTATGCTGATGGATCGCCTGCCTGGAGCAAGGTTCTGTAATGTGTACGGGCCGGCAGAAGTGAACCAATGCAGCTACTACCATGTCCCCGACAAGGAGAGTCTCTCCGATGAGCCAGTACCCATCGGCCATATTTGGGACGCCGCCCACCACTTGCTGCTGGATGACGAAAATCATCTGATCGAAAAGGAAGGTACCGGCGAGCTGCTGATAAGCGCCTCGACAATGATGCAAGGGTACTGGGGACGATCAGACCTTAACGAGAAAGCATTTTTTCACGAAGAACCCGTATCCGGTTTCAAGCGACGCTACTATCGAACCGGCGACCTCATGCAGAGGGACCAGAACGGGATACTCCATTTTCTAGGCAGAAAGGACCGGCAGATTAAGCTGCGAGGCTACCGTATCGAACTCGACGAAATCGAAGCTGCCTTTACGCAGCAACTGCAGGTCGAAGAAGCGGCAGCGATCGTCGTAGAAGATCCGCAGGGCGAAAAAACAATCGTAGCTTACTACAAGCCATCGATTGGATCGAGCATCGACTCAAAGGAGCTTCTTAGTACTGCTAGAAAAAACCTACCAAGCTATGCTGTTCCCTCGCGTATTCTTAGCTTAGATACGTTTCCTCGTACAGGATCCGGAAAAATTGACCGAATTAAACTCGCCGAACTAGACAATGAACGAACCGTCTCCTAA